From Nicotiana tabacum cultivar K326 chromosome 22, ASM71507v2, whole genome shotgun sequence, one genomic window encodes:
- the LOC142176633 gene encoding uncharacterized protein LOC142176633: MELYSSTIIHYHLNVIKDLLMVMMDNNTCMLRYLENIENMMHASSKTIPDTPQHSDLAVSLHDKYEPEEFSEPLVIVEPEIDSDLDKEFSNTMHNSEEDNSRNCACKVFIEIPDREINMEVANSMRSNSVNPETQVSNEMFQPVSAVKYASSHFIIFDDPLALQCLLTASSHDQPISMDIFDYLSERYRAKSLCRFPTDQFGLDFPFDPGSRFLTTCLGGIKKYICRDMLDSLTSDMLMLSTLWNRLMRLRGTLLTGSLVFFIKFVATVSAYIIQAIFHGSVGLGIDKLVQQWGVNDVHQYSSNGLRTVMHTVSAIWSSVKEGDVIAATLKLYPPRIYDSMWVAAARMKKKKHNGNHSWNYTMLHEQQT, translated from the coding sequence ATGGAGCTCTACTCTTCTACCATTATCCACTATCACCTCAACGTcatcaaggatttactaatggTAATGATGGACAATAACACTTGTATGCTTAGATACCTCGAGAACATAGAGAACATGATGCATGCCTCCTCCAAGACTATTCCCGACACTCCACAGCACTCGGACTTAGCTGTGTCTTTGCATGACAAGTATGAACCAGAGGAATTCTCAGAACCTCTTGTTATTGTAGAACCAGAGATTGATTCTGATTTGGATAAAGAATTCTCCAACACTATGCATAATTCCGAGGAGGACAATTCAAGAAACTGTGCCTGCAAGGTGTTCATTGAAATACCAGATAGGGAAATTAACATGGAAGTTGCAAATTCCATGAGGAGCAATTCAGTAAATCCTGAAACCCAGGTGTCCAATGAAATGTTTCAACCAGTTTCTGCAGTTAAGTATGCTTCCAGTCACTTTATCATATTTGATGATCCACTAGCACTGCAATGTTTGCTTACCGCTTCCAGTCACGACCAACCTATTAGCATGGATATATTTGATTATTTAAGTGAACGTTATCGTGCTAAATCCTTGTGTCGATTTCCAACTGATCAATTTGGATTGGACTTTCCCTTTGATCCCGGTTCAAGGTTTCTTACCACATGCCTTGGAGGTATAAAGAAATATATATGTCGTGATATGTTGGACAGTTTGACGTCTGATATGCTTATGTTGTCAACATTATGGAACAGACTAATGAGATTAAGAGGAACATTATTAACAGGATcacttgtattttttattaaatttgttGCAACAGTATCTGCCTACATCATTCAAGCTATATTCCATGGAAGTGTTGGGTTGGGCATAGACAAGCTGGTTCAACAATGGGGTGTTAATGATGTGCATCAATACTCATCCAATGGTCTTCGCACTGTGATGCACACCGTCTCTGCTATTTGGTCCAGTGTTAAGGAGGGTGATGTTATTGCGGCAACTCTCAAGTTGTATCCTCCAAGAATTTATGATTCTATGTGGGTTGCTGCAGCtagaatgaaaaagaagaaacataATGGAAATCATTCATGGAACTACACAATGTTACATGAACAACAAACCTGA